One window of Brevibacterium pigmentatum genomic DNA carries:
- the hrcA gene encoding heat-inducible transcriptional repressor HrcA, with translation MNDSRRAQVLRAIVEDFVATNEPVGSKAIVQRHTLGVSPATIRNDMAQLEQEGYIAQPHTSAGRIPTDLGYRMFVDRIDEFKPLTTAERRAIFQLIDGDVDLDEMLDRTVRVLSGLTRQVALIQYPTVSRARIKHIEIVGLGPGRILVVLITDAGQVEQKSVIAPSPLDEDAVRGLRDQINAEFAGRTLAQVFGSSPAEAAAPEPTEPSSRDDSGLTQVRAAVVDLVAATREERIIMAGTANLARSGSEFGEKMAPILEAFEEQVVLLKLLTSMAEDHEGISVRIGRENTHESFSSTSVVAAEYGHDAGSSARLAVLGPTRMDYPTTISAVRAVAKYVSSILDRG, from the coding sequence ATGAACGACAGCAGACGAGCACAGGTGCTGCGCGCCATCGTCGAGGACTTCGTCGCCACCAACGAACCCGTGGGATCGAAAGCCATCGTGCAGCGCCACACCCTCGGCGTCTCTCCTGCCACGATCCGCAACGACATGGCCCAGCTCGAGCAAGAGGGGTACATCGCCCAACCCCACACCTCCGCAGGCCGGATTCCCACCGACCTCGGCTACCGGATGTTCGTCGACCGCATCGACGAATTCAAACCGCTGACCACCGCCGAACGTCGCGCGATCTTCCAGCTCATCGACGGCGATGTTGACCTCGACGAGATGCTCGACCGCACGGTCCGCGTCCTCTCCGGTCTCACCCGACAGGTGGCGCTCATCCAATATCCCACGGTGTCGCGGGCGCGCATCAAACACATCGAGATCGTCGGCCTCGGCCCCGGGCGGATCCTCGTCGTCCTCATCACCGACGCCGGTCAGGTCGAACAGAAGTCCGTGATCGCCCCGAGCCCGCTCGACGAAGACGCCGTCCGCGGTCTGCGCGACCAGATCAACGCCGAATTCGCCGGGCGCACGCTCGCGCAGGTCTTCGGATCGAGCCCCGCCGAGGCGGCCGCCCCTGAACCGACCGAGCCGAGCAGTCGTGACGACTCCGGTCTGACGCAGGTCAGGGCCGCTGTCGTCGACCTCGTCGCCGCCACCCGCGAAGAGCGCATCATCATGGCCGGGACCGCGAACCTCGCCCGCTCCGGAAGCGAATTCGGAGAGAAGATGGCCCCGATCCTCGAAGCTTTCGAAGAGCAGGTGGTCCTGCTCAAGCTGCTCACCTCGATGGCCGAAGACCACGAGGGGATCAGCGTGCGCATCGGGCGTGAGAATACTCACGAATCATTCAGTTCGACTTCCGTCGTCGCCGCCGAATATGGTCATGACGCGGGTTCGTCGGCCAGACTGGCAGTGCTCGGTCCGACCCGGATGGACTATCCGACGACCATCTCGGCAGTCCGTGCCGTCGCCAAATACGTGTCCTCGATCCTCGACCGAGGGTAG
- a CDS encoding DUF3097 family protein, producing MPVNAFDRYGPDVLSGSSPSSHRPKKSRQVELGLGMVLEDAMSGYVGAVVGAEKTTAGVVVKLEDRVGKVRAFPLGPGFLLEGQPVDVQLPKKKAQQPGRTASGSRAVVGAKARVARGSRIWVEGKHDAELVEKIWGDDLRIEGVVVEPLGGLDDVADKLEAFGPDRDHRVGVLADHLVSGTKESKIAEAVRADPRYRDVVHIIGHPYVDIWQAVKPHVVGIREWPVVPRGEDWKTGILRRIGWPHADHRDVARGWVRILGKVSTIADVEPTLSGRVEELIDFVTVG from the coding sequence GTGCCCGTGAATGCTTTTGATCGTTACGGCCCTGATGTGCTCTCCGGTTCCTCGCCGTCGTCGCACCGTCCGAAGAAGTCCCGTCAGGTCGAGCTCGGCCTGGGCATGGTTCTCGAGGATGCGATGAGCGGCTATGTCGGTGCCGTCGTCGGCGCGGAGAAGACCACGGCCGGTGTCGTCGTCAAGCTCGAGGACCGCGTCGGCAAGGTCCGCGCCTTTCCGCTGGGACCGGGCTTCCTCCTCGAGGGGCAGCCCGTCGATGTGCAGCTGCCGAAGAAGAAGGCGCAGCAGCCCGGGCGGACGGCTTCGGGCTCTCGCGCCGTGGTCGGTGCGAAGGCTCGAGTGGCCCGCGGCTCGCGGATCTGGGTCGAGGGCAAGCACGATGCCGAACTCGTCGAGAAGATCTGGGGCGATGATCTGCGCATCGAAGGCGTCGTCGTCGAACCCTTGGGCGGTCTCGATGATGTCGCCGACAAGCTCGAGGCCTTCGGTCCGGATCGGGACCATCGCGTCGGCGTCCTCGCCGACCATCTGGTGAGCGGGACGAAGGAATCGAAGATCGCCGAGGCGGTCCGCGCCGATCCGCGCTACCGCGACGTCGTCCACATCATCGGTCATCCCTACGTCGACATCTGGCAGGCGGTGAAGCCCCATGTCGTCGGCATCCGCGAATGGCCGGTCGTCCCTCGCGGTGAGGATTGGAAGACGGGAATCCTCCGTCGCATCGGATGGCCGCATGCCGACCATCGGGATGTCGCTCGCGGATGGGTGCGCATCCTCGGGAAGGTCAGCACCATCGCCGATGTCGAGCCGACGCTGTCGGGGCGGGTCGAGGAGCTCATCGACTTCGTCACCGTCGGCTGA
- a CDS encoding DUF4870 domain-containing protein: MSHHPEQPGSRPMPPNYSQASGPQQPYAPQNQQYSQPRTHGGQPGYGAQPGYGSQQAYGGQQNYAGQPGYGAQPGYGMPQMHNPAMFDSRSLPERAYGPGSEQFWMAHEPDRNTAMWTHLGSLIFGFMPLIMFLVKKDESPFVREHSRQGLNAMITNTIVTSAAIFVFMILGFMLALVTFGFGLFIVYAAAIVPIVYCVFYIIAAVAANKGEGYKFPLTINFVK; the protein is encoded by the coding sequence ATGTCGCATCACCCCGAACAGCCCGGCAGCCGACCGATGCCGCCGAACTATTCTCAGGCTTCGGGTCCGCAGCAGCCCTACGCGCCGCAGAACCAGCAGTACTCTCAGCCGCGCACGCACGGTGGTCAGCCGGGGTACGGCGCGCAGCCCGGGTACGGGTCTCAGCAGGCATACGGCGGGCAGCAGAATTACGCCGGGCAGCCCGGATATGGCGCTCAGCCCGGCTACGGCATGCCTCAGATGCACAATCCTGCGATGTTCGACTCACGCTCTCTGCCCGAGCGGGCCTACGGGCCCGGCTCCGAGCAGTTCTGGATGGCGCACGAACCCGACCGGAACACGGCCATGTGGACCCACCTCGGATCGCTGATCTTCGGGTTCATGCCGCTCATCATGTTCCTCGTGAAGAAGGATGAATCTCCGTTCGTCCGGGAGCATTCGCGTCAGGGACTCAACGCGATGATCACGAACACGATCGTCACTTCTGCGGCCATCTTCGTTTTCATGATCCTCGGTTTCATGCTGGCCTTGGTGACCTTCGGGTTCGGCCTCTTCATCGTGTATGCAGCCGCCATCGTCCCGATCGTCTACTGCGTCTTCTATATCATCGCTGCCGTCGCAGCGAACAAGGGCGAGGGCTACAAGTTCCCGCTCACCATCAACTTCGTCAAGTGA
- a CDS encoding DUF4870 domain-containing protein — MSDNPQQPNNGQSQPMPPNYSPQSGSQQPYTQQPQQGSQPHQGSQPRYGSQQNPGYGSQPQNPQQGSQPGYGSQQAYGSQPGYGSQQPYGAPQGQPQPGYGFQGASSAQSAAAGVPMGAELPDAAYGPNSLGFWNADQSERTTALWSHLAHAATYVVGVGWIVTLILFIINKDKSPFLRHHGAQSLNLLIIGVIAGFGIGLIGGILSIVGIGLLILLLLPVLSIYMIVIEIIAGTAANRGEGYRIPMTPNWVK; from the coding sequence ATGTCGGACAACCCGCAGCAGCCGAACAACGGACAGTCACAGCCGATGCCTCCGAACTATTCGCCGCAGTCGGGCTCGCAGCAGCCCTACACTCAGCAGCCGCAACAGGGTTCGCAGCCTCACCAGGGCAGCCAGCCCCGGTACGGCTCCCAGCAGAATCCGGGGTACGGTTCGCAGCCTCAGAACCCTCAGCAGGGCTCGCAGCCCGGTTACGGTTCCCAGCAGGCGTATGGCAGTCAGCCCGGTTACGGTTCCCAACAGCCCTACGGCGCTCCCCAGGGTCAGCCGCAGCCGGGATACGGTTTCCAGGGAGCATCCTCGGCGCAGTCAGCTGCCGCAGGTGTGCCCATGGGAGCCGAACTGCCGGACGCAGCCTATGGTCCGAACTCACTCGGATTCTGGAACGCGGATCAGAGCGAACGGACGACCGCGCTGTGGTCACACCTCGCCCACGCCGCCACCTACGTGGTCGGTGTCGGCTGGATCGTCACGCTCATCCTCTTCATCATCAACAAGGACAAGTCGCCGTTCCTCCGCCATCATGGTGCGCAGTCGCTCAACCTGCTGATCATCGGCGTCATCGCCGGGTTCGGCATCGGACTGATCGGTGGAATCCTCTCGATCGTCGGCATCGGACTGCTCATCCTCCTGCTCCTGCCGGTGCTCTCGATCTACATGATCGTCATCGAGATCATCGCCGGAACGGCAGCCAATCGCGGTGAGGGCTACCGAATCCCGATGACTCCGAACTGGGTCAAGTGA
- the hemW gene encoding radical SAM family heme chaperone HemW, whose amino-acid sequence MPAQPTGEVPPRDGSLPTSAGIGSAGRGLSLYVHVPYCRVRCGYCDFNTYTADDLGPGASREDYRGNLARELDLSVSTLAEAGAGDREVSTIFFGGGTPTLLAADVLAGVMDEIRARYSLAENVEVTTEANPDTLDPAYIETLAGSGFNRISMGMQSAVPHVLATLDRTHDPEKIPEVARWVKEAGLELSLDLIYGTPGESIDDWRRSLDVALSNEVDHISAYSLIVEPGTKMGAMVRRGELPMPDEDDLADKYEIADAAISSAGLHWYEVSNWSTGPDTRCEHNMAYWRNADWWGFGPGAHSHVGGVRFWNAKHPRAWADRLMAGESPSIGREVLDDQTREVERIMLAARIDRELRLDSLAPGSQQAIRTFIKQGLLAADGAEAGWFQPTLPGRLMADYMVRILTEYV is encoded by the coding sequence GTGCCCGCACAACCGACCGGTGAGGTCCCTCCGCGCGACGGTTCCCTGCCGACATCGGCAGGGATCGGCTCCGCCGGGCGGGGGCTGAGTCTCTACGTCCACGTCCCGTACTGCCGGGTCCGCTGCGGCTATTGCGACTTCAACACCTACACCGCCGACGACCTCGGCCCGGGCGCTTCCCGCGAGGACTACCGCGGCAATCTCGCCCGTGAGCTGGATCTGTCCGTGTCCACCCTCGCCGAGGCGGGGGCGGGCGACCGTGAGGTCTCGACGATCTTCTTCGGCGGGGGCACCCCGACGCTGCTCGCCGCGGATGTGCTCGCCGGGGTGATGGACGAAATCCGTGCCCGATACTCCCTGGCCGAAAACGTCGAAGTCACCACCGAAGCCAACCCCGACACCTTGGACCCCGCGTATATCGAGACCCTCGCCGGGTCCGGTTTCAACCGCATCTCCATGGGCATGCAGTCGGCCGTGCCGCATGTGCTCGCGACCTTGGACCGCACTCACGATCCGGAGAAGATCCCCGAGGTGGCCCGGTGGGTCAAGGAGGCGGGCCTCGAACTCAGCCTCGACCTCATCTACGGCACCCCGGGGGAGTCGATCGACGATTGGAGACGCTCTCTCGACGTGGCCCTGTCCAACGAGGTCGACCACATCTCGGCCTACTCCCTCATCGTCGAGCCGGGAACGAAGATGGGCGCGATGGTCCGCCGCGGCGAACTGCCGATGCCCGATGAGGACGACCTGGCTGACAAGTACGAGATCGCTGACGCCGCGATCTCGTCCGCCGGCCTGCACTGGTATGAAGTGAGCAATTGGTCGACCGGTCCCGATACGCGCTGTGAGCACAATATGGCGTACTGGCGCAATGCGGACTGGTGGGGTTTCGGACCCGGTGCGCACTCACATGTCGGGGGAGTCCGGTTCTGGAACGCCAAGCACCCGCGCGCCTGGGCCGACCGACTGATGGCGGGGGAGTCCCCGTCGATCGGTCGTGAGGTCCTCGACGACCAGACCCGGGAGGTCGAACGGATCATGCTCGCCGCCCGCATCGACCGAGAGCTGCGACTGGACTCTCTGGCACCAGGCAGCCAGCAGGCGATCAGAACATTCATCAAGCAGGGACTGCTCGCCGCCGATGGTGCGGAGGCAGGCTGGTTCCAGCCGACCCTGCCGGGACGCCTTATGGCCGACTATATGGTGCGCATCCTCACCGAATACGTGTGA
- the lepA gene encoding translation elongation factor 4: MSPQVNKEASKRISPSATSPELIRNFCIIAHIDHGKSTLADRMLQMTGVVENRDMRAQYLDRMDIERERGITIKSQAVRMPWEHEETPYALNMIDTPGHVDFSYEVSRSLAACEGALLLVDSAQGIEAQTLANLYLAMENDLTIIPVLNKIDLPAAQPEKYAEELANLIGCEPEDCLLVSGKTGEGVEEVLDRIITDIPAPVGDADAPARAMIFDSVYDTYRGVVTYVRVIDGSLAPREKIEMMSTGTTHELLEIGASMPEPKATKGLGVGEVGYLITGVKDVRLSKVGDTVTAAAGPASEPLGGYREPKPMVFSGLFPIDGSDYPVLRDALDKLKLNDASLAYEPETSTALGFGFRCGFLGLLHLEVLRDRLEREFDLDLISTAPSVIYDVTMEDGTETVVTNPSEYPTGKIKEVREPMVQATILTPSDYIGAVMELCQDRRGKLQGMDYLSSDRVEIRYRLPLAEIVFDFFDQLKSRTKGYASLDYSDDGQDASDLVKVDILLHGDQVDAFSAIVHRDNAYSYGVAMAGKLRKLIPRQQFEVPIQAAIGSRIIARETIRAIRKDVLSKCYGGDISRKRKLLEKQKEGKKRMKMVGTVEVPQEAFIAALSSDEPETKDSKK, translated from the coding sequence ATGTCACCTCAGGTGAATAAGGAAGCTTCAAAGCGGATTTCACCGTCTGCCACCTCACCCGAGCTGATTCGCAATTTCTGCATCATCGCTCATATCGACCACGGCAAGTCGACCCTGGCCGACCGCATGCTCCAGATGACCGGCGTCGTCGAGAACCGCGATATGCGTGCCCAGTACCTCGACCGGATGGACATCGAACGCGAACGCGGAATCACCATCAAATCCCAGGCCGTGCGCATGCCGTGGGAACACGAGGAGACTCCGTACGCACTCAACATGATCGACACACCCGGCCACGTCGACTTCAGCTATGAGGTCTCGCGGTCGCTGGCCGCCTGTGAAGGCGCCCTGCTGCTCGTCGACTCCGCTCAGGGCATCGAAGCCCAGACTCTGGCCAACCTGTACCTGGCCATGGAGAACGATCTGACGATCATCCCCGTGCTCAACAAGATCGACCTGCCGGCCGCGCAGCCGGAGAAATACGCGGAAGAGCTCGCCAACCTCATCGGCTGCGAACCCGAGGACTGCCTGCTCGTGTCCGGCAAGACCGGCGAAGGCGTCGAGGAGGTCCTCGACCGCATCATCACCGATATTCCCGCACCCGTCGGCGACGCCGACGCGCCAGCGCGCGCGATGATCTTCGACTCCGTCTACGACACCTACCGCGGTGTGGTCACCTATGTCCGCGTCATCGACGGTTCGCTGGCCCCACGTGAGAAGATCGAGATGATGTCGACCGGCACCACTCATGAGCTGCTGGAGATCGGCGCCTCCATGCCCGAACCCAAAGCGACGAAGGGATTGGGCGTCGGCGAGGTCGGCTACCTCATCACCGGTGTCAAGGACGTGCGACTGTCGAAGGTCGGCGACACCGTCACCGCGGCCGCGGGTCCCGCGTCCGAGCCGCTCGGCGGCTACCGCGAACCCAAGCCGATGGTGTTCTCCGGTCTCTTCCCGATCGACGGCTCCGACTACCCGGTGCTCCGTGACGCCCTCGACAAACTCAAACTCAACGACGCCTCCCTGGCGTACGAACCCGAGACCTCGACGGCTCTGGGCTTCGGCTTCCGCTGCGGATTCCTCGGCCTGCTCCACCTCGAAGTGCTGCGTGACCGGCTGGAACGTGAATTCGATCTCGACCTCATCTCCACGGCCCCGTCCGTGATCTACGACGTGACCATGGAAGACGGTACGGAGACCGTGGTGACGAACCCGAGCGAATACCCGACGGGCAAGATCAAGGAAGTCCGCGAACCGATGGTGCAGGCGACCATCCTCACCCCCAGCGACTACATCGGTGCGGTGATGGAGCTGTGCCAGGACCGCCGCGGCAAACTCCAGGGCATGGACTACCTGTCCTCGGACCGTGTGGAGATCCGCTACCGCCTGCCACTGGCCGAGATCGTCTTCGACTTCTTCGATCAGCTGAAATCCCGAACCAAGGGCTACGCCTCCCTCGACTATTCCGACGACGGCCAGGACGCCTCCGACCTCGTCAAGGTCGACATCCTGCTGCACGGCGACCAGGTCGACGCGTTCTCCGCGATAGTCCACCGCGACAACGCCTACTCCTACGGGGTGGCGATGGCCGGGAAGCTGCGCAAGCTCATCCCGCGCCAGCAGTTCGAGGTGCCCATCCAGGCGGCCATCGGCTCGCGCATCATCGCCCGTGAGACCATCCGCGCCATCCGCAAGGACGTGCTGTCGAAGTGCTACGGCGGCGACATCAGCCGTAAGCGCAAGCTGCTCGAGAAGCAGAAGGAAGGCAAGAAGCGGATGAAGATGGTCGGCACCGTGGAGGTTCCGCAGGAGGCGTTCATCGCGGCCTTGTCCTCCGATGAGCCGGAGACGAAGGACAGCAAGAAGTAA
- a CDS encoding endonuclease/exonuclease/phosphatase family protein → MSEFKVMSFNLRYPAMDGHPVDERLPIAAELIRRAHPHLIGTQEGELDQLETLIGLLPEEYIWLGEGHSGGNSGEFTAVILDSQRFEVEAVDISWLSEQPDTVASESWGVSHARTLTTVDVRDLTSDRRLRVLNTHLDHRSERARVESARIMADTIAEAAHPCVVTGDFNVATGSPVYDFFCSELDLTDTAVEVPGEDIGTFHRYKGPKAGEPRIDWILTTPGLRTVSTRIDTFAVDGKYPSDHFPVEAVLDFT, encoded by the coding sequence ATGAGCGAATTCAAAGTGATGAGCTTCAATCTCCGCTATCCCGCCATGGACGGTCATCCAGTCGACGAGCGGCTGCCGATCGCCGCCGAGCTCATCCGGCGAGCCCATCCCCACCTCATCGGCACGCAGGAGGGCGAGCTCGACCAGCTCGAGACGCTCATCGGCCTGCTGCCCGAGGAATACATCTGGCTCGGCGAGGGGCACTCCGGTGGCAATTCCGGCGAGTTCACAGCCGTGATCCTCGATTCGCAGCGCTTCGAGGTCGAAGCCGTCGACATCAGCTGGCTCTCGGAACAGCCCGACACCGTGGCCTCGGAGTCGTGGGGAGTCTCCCATGCGCGCACCCTGACGACGGTCGACGTCCGCGACCTCACCTCCGACCGACGGCTGCGCGTGCTCAACACCCACCTCGATCACAGATCCGAGCGCGCACGTGTCGAATCAGCTCGGATCATGGCCGACACCATCGCCGAGGCGGCCCACCCCTGCGTGGTCACCGGTGACTTCAACGTCGCCACCGGTTCCCCGGTCTACGACTTCTTCTGCTCCGAGCTCGACCTCACCGACACCGCCGTCGAGGTGCCCGGGGAGGACATCGGCACCTTCCACCGGTACAAGGGTCCGAAGGCGGGCGAACCGCGCATCGACTGGATCCTCACCACCCCGGGCCTGCGCACTGTGTCGACTCGCATCGACACGTTCGCCGTCGATGGGAAGTACCCTTCCGACCATTTCCCAGTCGAGGCTGTCCTCGATTTCACATGA
- a CDS encoding type II toxin-antitoxin system PemK/MazF family toxin: MNWKSLVNRAARIGVREGLRYLRQSQSKKNSGGSSQPTDARRQDPPRSGGGGATSARPDDRAGSGGSGSYPGDFTGSIKVSYAPDLDGDADPGEVVWGWVPFEEDHSQGKDRPSLVVGRDGRWVLALMLTSKDHIPGGVGEVREDRHAKWMNIGTGDWDSQRRPSELRLDRIIRLDPDSIRREGAVIPRDVFDRVAEHISS, translated from the coding sequence ATGAATTGGAAATCACTGGTCAATCGGGCCGCGAGAATCGGAGTCCGTGAGGGGCTGCGCTACCTGCGACAGTCGCAGTCGAAGAAGAACTCCGGAGGCTCCTCGCAGCCCACGGATGCCCGCCGGCAGGATCCTCCGCGGTCGGGCGGTGGAGGTGCCACCTCGGCGAGGCCTGATGACCGTGCCGGCTCAGGCGGTTCGGGTTCGTACCCCGGTGATTTCACGGGGTCGATCAAGGTCAGCTACGCCCCCGATCTCGACGGCGATGCCGATCCGGGCGAGGTCGTCTGGGGGTGGGTCCCCTTCGAGGAGGACCACTCACAGGGAAAGGATCGCCCGTCGCTGGTCGTCGGCCGTGACGGCAGGTGGGTGCTCGCGCTCATGCTCACGAGCAAGGATCACATCCCCGGCGGCGTCGGCGAGGTCCGCGAGGACCGGCACGCCAAGTGGATGAACATCGGCACCGGGGACTGGGATTCGCAGAGAAGGCCTTCTGAACTCCGCCTTGATCGGATCATCCGCCTCGACCCGGATTCGATCCGCCGGGAAGGTGCGGTCATCCCCCGCGACGTTTTCGACCGCGTTGCCGAGCACATCTCCAGCTGA
- the rpsT gene encoding 30S ribosomal protein S20, translating to MANIKSQIKRNKTNEKARQRNKAVRSEVRSYVRVVRENIAAGNKEEAQQSYAVAARKLDKAVSKGVLHKNNAANRKSRLATQINAL from the coding sequence TTGGCTAATATCAAGTCCCAGATCAAGCGGAACAAGACCAACGAGAAGGCTCGTCAGCGCAACAAGGCTGTCCGGTCCGAAGTTCGGTCCTACGTCCGCGTCGTTCGCGAGAACATTGCTGCCGGCAACAAGGAAGAGGCACAGCAGTCTTATGCTGTGGCTGCCCGCAAGCTCGACAAGGCTGTTTCGAAGGGTGTTCTGCACAAGAACAACGCTGCGAACCGCAAGTCGCGCCTGGCCACGCAGATCAACGCTCTCTGA
- the holA gene encoding DNA polymerase III subunit delta, producing MAVKKTLIPWSSAKPAPVVMISGGESVLVRMAKDRIVSAARKQDPEEIEFDAAGYQAGELAMAASPSLFSSSKLIVVDAVEKCSEDFLNDALAYLDAPNDDAVVVLLHAGGNRGAKLVKKIDSAGFPRIDAAVLKNESDRAKFAQTRFKTAKRRIDEAGMAALMSALGSDLAELNAGVDQLIEDTEGTITAEVVDQYYGGRVEATGFKVADAAVAGDAKNALSLLRHALSTGSDPVPLVAAVAMKLRGMAKVQGFSGTSVELASELKMAPWQVDRARREVRRWNEVALGQSLIAAAEADAAVKGGGRDPVYAVEWFVSEVARLARQR from the coding sequence ATGGCAGTGAAGAAGACCCTGATCCCGTGGAGCTCGGCGAAACCGGCCCCTGTCGTCATGATCTCCGGTGGCGAATCGGTGCTCGTGCGCATGGCTAAGGACCGCATCGTATCGGCTGCACGGAAGCAGGATCCCGAGGAGATCGAGTTCGATGCTGCCGGATACCAGGCCGGTGAGCTGGCGATGGCGGCGTCACCGTCCTTGTTCTCCTCCTCGAAGCTCATCGTCGTCGATGCCGTCGAGAAGTGCTCGGAAGATTTCCTCAACGACGCGCTGGCTTATCTCGATGCCCCGAACGATGACGCCGTCGTGGTGCTGCTGCACGCCGGCGGCAACCGGGGAGCGAAACTCGTCAAGAAGATCGACTCCGCAGGCTTCCCGCGCATCGACGCGGCGGTGCTGAAGAACGAAAGCGATCGGGCGAAGTTCGCGCAGACCCGTTTCAAGACAGCGAAGCGGCGCATCGACGAAGCGGGAATGGCTGCGCTCATGTCCGCGCTGGGCTCCGACCTTGCCGAACTCAATGCCGGGGTCGACCAGCTCATCGAAGACACCGAAGGCACGATCACCGCTGAGGTCGTCGACCAGTACTACGGCGGCCGGGTCGAGGCCACCGGCTTCAAGGTCGCCGATGCGGCAGTTGCCGGGGATGCGAAGAACGCGCTCAGTCTGCTCCGGCATGCGCTGTCGACCGGGTCCGATCCGGTCCCGCTGGTGGCGGCCGTGGCGATGAAGCTGCGCGGCATGGCGAAGGTGCAGGGATTCTCCGGCACCAGCGTAGAGCTGGCCTCGGAGCTGAAGATGGCGCCATGGCAGGTCGACCGTGCCCGCCGGGAAGTGCGGCGGTGGAATGAGGTGGCGCTGGGCCAGTCGCTCATCGCCGCGGCCGAAGCCGATGCGGCCGTCAAGGGCGGCGGACGCGACCCCGTCTATGCGGTCGAGTGGTTCGTCTCCGAAGTAGCCCGCCTAGCCCGCCAACGCTAA